The Candidatus Nanogingivalaceae bacterium DNA segment ATTTTAACATTGTTATTAAGGCTGACGTTCAAGGTTCACTAACATCTGTTTCAGATAGCCTCAGGTTGATTGAAACTGGCGGTGAAGTTAACTTAAATATTATTAGTAGCGGAATCGGTAATATCACTGAAAACGATATCCATTTGGCGGCCGCTGGTGAAAAAACAATTATTTATGGCTTTAACGTTGAGCTTTCACCGGCGATCAAAAAAATTGCGACACGCGATCGTGTTGAAGTTCGAATCTATAAAGTTATCTATGAACTTCTTGACGACGCGCGCGCAGAAATGGAAAAACTTCTTGCGCCAGAAGTTGTTGAAACCGAGGTTGGTTCATTGGATGTGAAAGGTGTTTTCCGCACAATGAAAGAAGAAATCATTGCTGGTGGAGAAGTAAAATCTGGTCGCGTTTATGCTGGTTTGCTCGCTCGCGTAATTCGAAAGAAAGAGCAAATTGCTGAGGTTGAAGTTTCGCACGTTCAACGTCAACAACAAGAGGCAAAAGATGTTATTGAAGGTGAAATGTGTGGACTTTCGCTCAAGACTAAAAAGAAAATTCAGCTAGAAGTTGGCGACAAACTTGAATTCTTTACACGTGAAGTTGTTGCTCGCAAGCTAAAGGGTTAATCTTTAAAATAAAAGGCGGTAATTTTACCGTTTTTTATTTAATTATTGAAAAAACATTACGCTTGTGCTAAAATATAGATAATTAAGTAAAGGAAAGAGAATGTTTCAATTAGACGATAAATTTTTTGAAGGAATTGGCATTGAACGAATGTCGCCAGAAGAAGCAGCGGTGTTTAAGCAACACGTTCAAGAAGAACTCGAAGCTCGAATCGGTGAACGGATTATGGATGGTTTTTCAAGTGAAAAACTTGAAGAATTTGAACAAATTATGGATGATGCTCCAGGGTTCGTTGACAATTGGCTAAGACTAAACGTTCCAGACTTTCGAAATGACAAGACTTTTGCAGCGTTAGTTCAAAACAACAATGGTCAAGAGACTCGTCAAGTTATATCTGAATTTGCCTCATTGAAGTGGCTTGAAATTAACCGCCCAGATTTCAATCAAATCAGTATGCTTGTAATTAAAGAAATGCAAGACGAACTTAAAGCAAATATCGATAAAATTTTTAGCTAAAATATAAAACCGCGCAGAAGAGCGTGGTTTTATTTTAGATAGCCGTTTTCAAAGCTTTTAGCAGCGGTTTCTTTACCGTTTGGTGTGATTAGTCTTTCAATCTTTAAAAACGTTCCTTCGGCGAATTTTAACGTTAAAGGCGAATTTTCAGGGTTAGAACTAACTACTTTTGCGCTTTTAACGATTATTAAATGCTCACCGAGCTTAATTTTACTTTTTGGAAAAATTTCGAAAGCACGAATTTGCTGTTCGGCTTGCTCTGCAGTTTGCTCATCTTGAGAAAGAAGGGCGTCACTTTTTTTAAGAAGTTGGCAATATTCAGCTTGCGAATCATCTTGTTTTAGTCCTTTAATTTCACCAGAGATAATTTTTGGTAAATCCCGCACAAGCATTTCGGCGCCGATTTCACCACAAGTTTTATAAAGATCGCTTGCGGTTTCGGTTTTCAAAAGCTCAATTTCTTCTTGTGAATAAACATCGCCTGCATCCATTTCTTTCGAAAGTTTCATTAGTGAAACGCCAGTTTTTTCATCACCGTTTAAAATTGCGCTTTCAATTGGGCTTGAACCGCGATATTTAGGCAAAAGTGAAGGGTGAACATTCACAATAGCGGGTGTGAATAAATCGATGATTTCTTGCGGAATAATCCGACCAAAAGAAACCAAAACTCCCGCAGGTTTTTCGAATTTTTTAACGAAGTCGGTAATTTCTGACATTTTTTGCGGTTGAAGTACTGGAATATTAAACTTTTCACCAATTTGCTTCACTTTTGGCGCTTGAAACTTTTGCCCGCGACCTTTTCGAGAGTCGGGTTTGGTGATAATTCCGGCAATTTCGAAGCCTTCATCAATAAGTTTTTGGAGTGAAACGGCCGAAAAATCTTCCGTTCCAAAAAAGATTATTGGAGTTTTTTTCAAGATTATAAATCCTCCCACAGATCAGAGTTGTTTTCGATATCTTTTTCGTAGTTTAATGGTTGTAATTCGCCATCTTCGTCAAGTTGGTAGAAAGCGTCTTTTTTATCGCGAATATGATCAATGAAAAGAACGCCATTTGTGTGGTCGATTTCATGTTGAAGCACACGCGCAAGAAAATCTTCGGCTTTAATTCGAACTTCGTTGCCGTGAATATCAAGCGCTTTAACGCGAACTTTTGATGCGCGAGGAACTTTGCCGTAAATTCCTTTAATCGAAAGACATCCTTCAAAATCAACATCTGTTTTTCCTTCGAATTTTGTAATTTCAGGATTGATTAAAGCGGTAAATTCTTTATTATTTTTATCGTCCAAATCACTTCGAACAATAATAATTTTATAAAGTTTGTTAATTTGCGGTGCAGCAATTGCGGCCGAAATTTCGTGCGGGTGAGCATTTTCCCAGTCAAGGCTAGCATCAATCATATCTTGCACAATTTGGCGAACTTCATCTGTGATAACATGCACACGTTCGCATTTTTTGCGCAAATTTTGGTTAGGTAAGGTTATAATATCTTCTTTTTTCATTGTTTTTATTATACCATTTTTAGGGTAAAAAAGCTACAAGATCATTGATTTCTAGGTTTGATTATGGTAAAATCTAATACTCGAAGAAAGTAGTCTCAAGGTTAACGAGCTATATAGCTCGTTTTTTAAAGAGAAAGGTTAATTTTGAATATATATAAATCTTATAAATATTGGGAAGTTCTGCATTTATACGAACACATTATCGTGGATGAATTCTGGCGAAGAATGCATGAAGGAGGATGGGTTTACTTTGAGGACTATTCGGTTTTAGGTTTCACTTGGCCTAATAGTGGGATTACTGAAATATCTTTAAAGTCGAAAAATGAAAATATATATTCGGAATTTGAAAAATTTATGGATCAAAACTTGCAGATTGAAGATTGGGAAATTGAAAAATACGCTAATCAAATTTTTGCAGAAGAGCAATCTTGGCAATTTGATGATAATTTTAACTTGAGTAAAATTCGCAAAATGTTGAATGAAATTCACGCTT contains these protein-coding regions:
- the def gene encoding peptide deformylase, whose translation is MKKEDIITLPNQNLRKKCERVHVITDEVRQIVQDMIDASLDWENAHPHEISAAIAAPQINKLYKIIIVRSDLDDKNNKEFTALINPEITKFEGKTDVDFEGCLSIKGIYGKVPRASKVRVKALDIHGNEVRIKAEDFLARVLQHEIDHTNGVLFIDHIRDKKDAFYQLDEDGELQPLNYEKDIENNSDLWEDL
- the fmt gene encoding methionyl-tRNA formyltransferase: MKKTPIIFFGTEDFSAVSLQKLIDEGFEIAGIITKPDSRKGRGQKFQAPKVKQIGEKFNIPVLQPQKMSEITDFVKKFEKPAGVLVSFGRIIPQEIIDLFTPAIVNVHPSLLPKYRGSSPIESAILNGDEKTGVSLMKLSKEMDAGDVYSQEEIELLKTETASDLYKTCGEIGAEMLVRDLPKIISGEIKGLKQDDSQAEYCQLLKKSDALLSQDEQTAEQAEQQIRAFEIFPKSKIKLGEHLIIVKSAKVVSSNPENSPLTLKFAEGTFLKIERLITPNGKETAAKSFENGYLK